The window CGCACGACGTCTTCGAGCAGGGTAGGCCATCCGGCCTGCGATGCGGCTGGCAGTGCTCGGACCACCACGTCGTACCCCACGGGGGAGTCGGCGAGGATGCCGTGCGCGATCGCCTTGAGCCGCCGCCTGATCAGGTTCCGGGTCACGGCGTTGCCCACCGTCTTCGCGACGATGAACCCGAACCGTGACGGTCCGGTGGGGTCCGCCGAACGACGGACCACGGACACGACGACGTGCGCCGTGGCGCTCTTGCGACCACGACGCACGACGTTCCGGTAGTCGTCCCCGCGGACGATGCGGTTGGCGCTGGCCAACACTGCGATGCCGGGGTCAGACCGAGGACCGGATCAGGCGATGAGCCTGATCAGGCCGAGAGCTCGGTGCGGCCCTTGGCGCGACGCGCCGACAGGATGGCGCGGCCGGCACGCGTCCGCATGCGGAGGCGGAAGCCGTGCTTCTTGGCGCGGCGACGGTTGTTCGGCTGGAAGGTGCGCTTGCTCATGATCTCTCCACACGGCTGCTCGCGGCGAGCCGTCACGTATGTATGTGTCATCGCTCGGTGTCGAACGACGCAGATGGGCGCGACCAATCGGCCGCAGTCAACTGGTTAACGGTACGTGACAGCAGCGGGCAGGTCAAACGCCGATCGGGGCCGGCCTCGATGCCGGGGCGTCGTCGACACCGCCGCGGTCCATTCTCCACATTGGGGACAACTTCCGTTCGGTGCCACCCGGCCCGGTCCTTTACAGTGGGGTCAT of the Curtobacterium sp. TC1 genome contains:
- the rnpA gene encoding ribonuclease P protein component, which translates into the protein MLASANRIVRGDDYRNVVRRGRKSATAHVVVSVVRRSADPTGPSRFGFIVAKTVGNAVTRNLIRRRLKAIAHGILADSPVGYDVVVRALPAASQAGWPTLLEDVVRSYARGVEKAA
- the rpmH gene encoding 50S ribosomal protein L34; amino-acid sequence: MSKRTFQPNNRRRAKKHGFRLRMRTRAGRAILSARRAKGRTELSA